The Microcella flavibacter DNA segment AAGGCGTGGCCGTAACCGAAGTCCATGGTGACGTCGCGCACCTGCATGCCGGCGCCGGGCACCTTCGAGCCGAAGCGCATCGTGACGCCCTCGTCGGGCTGCACGCGGATGACGAGCGCGTTCTGGCCGAGCGCCGAGGTCTGGCTCTCGGCGAACAGGTACTGCGGGGCCCGCTTGAAGACGACGGCGATCTCGGTGACGCGGCGGCCGAGGCGCTTGCCGGCGCGCAGGTAGAAGGGCACGCCCGCCCAGCGGCGGGTGCCGATGTCGAGGCGCATGGCGGCGTAGGTCTCGGTGACCGACTCCGGGTTCATGCCGTCCTCCTCGAGGAACCCGAGCACGTGCTCGCCGCCCTGCCACCCGCCGGCGTACTGGCCGCGGGCGGTCGCGGCGCCGAGATCCTTCGGCAGGCGCACGGCCGAGAGCACCTTCTCCTTCTCGGCGCGCAGGTCGGCGGCGTCGAACGAGACGGGCTCCTCCATCGCCGTGAGCGCGAGCAGCTGCAGCAGGTGGTTCTGGATGACGTCGCGCGCCGCCCCGATGCCGTCGTAGTAGCCCGCGCGCCCGCCGACCCCGATGTCCTCCGCCATGGTGATCTGCACGTGGTCGACGTAGTTCGCGTTCCAGATCGGCTCGTACATCATGTTGGCGAAGCGCAGCGCGAGGATGTTCTGAACCGTCTCCTTGCCCAGGTAGTGGTCGATGCGGAACACCGAGTCGGGCGGGAACACCGATTCGACGACGGCGTTCAGCTCGCGCGCCGTCGTGAGGTCGCTGCCGAAGGGCTTCTCGATGACGACGCGGCGCCACTGGCCGTCCTCCGCCTCGGCGAGGCCGCTGCGGCGCAGCTGCTGGGTCACCTGAGGGAACGACTTCGGCGGGATCGACAGGTAGAAGGCGTGGTTGCCCATCGTGCCGCGCTCGCGGTCGAGCTCGGCGATCGTCGCCGACAGCCGCTCGAAGGCCGCGTCGTCATCGAACTCGCCCGAGACGAAGCGGATGCCCGCCGCGAGCTGCTTCCAGACGTCCTCGTTGAAGGGCGTGCGCGCGTGCTCCTGCACGGCGTCGTGCACGACCTTCTCGAAGTCCTGGTCCTCCCAGTCGCGCCGCGCGAAGCCGACGAGCGCGAAGCCCGGCGGCAGGAGGCCGCGGTTCGCCAGGTCGTAGACGGCGGGCATGAGCTTCTTGCGCGACAGGTCGCCGGTGACCCCGAAGATGACGAGCCCGCTCGGACCGGCGATGCGGTTCAGGCGGCGATCATCGGGGGAGCGCAGCGGGTTGCTGTCCGGCGAGATGTCGACCGGGGGCATGGATCTCCTCGTACGGGAAGGGTGGTCGGTGCTCGGGCGAGCGGCGCTCAGGCGAGCGCGGTGATGAGCGCGGCGATGGCGCTCGCATCGGAGACCGTGAGCGTCACGACCGGTCGCCCGTGGTCGGCGAGCACGCGGGCGTCGCCGGCCGCCTGCGCGGCGATGAGCTGCCCGAAGGTGAACGGCCGGTCGGCGATCTCGAGGTCGCCCTCGGCCGTCGAGACGATCTGCAGGAACACCCCGTGCGCGGGACCGCCCTTGTGGTACTGGCCGGTCGAGTGCAGGAAGCGCGGACCCCAGCCGAAGGTGGTCGGCCGTCCGCTCGCGGCCGCGATGCGGTGGCGCACGGCCTCGAGCTCGGGGTGCGCGGTGCGATCGAGGTAGGCCTGCACGGCGACGTAGCCGTCGGCGGGCACCGCCGCGAGCAGGCGGTCGACGGCCTCGCTCACGGTCGTGGCGCCCTCGAGCAGGGCTTGCGGCCCGGCGACGCCGACCCCGCCGTCGACGAACAGCGGTTCGACCGGCTCGGGGCGCGCGTCGAGCAGGCCGCGGGCGGCGACCTTCGCCGACTCGACGTCGGGCTGGTCGAAGGGGTTGATGCCGAGCATCATGCCGGCGATGGCGGTCGCGTACTCCCAGGTCATGATGAGCGCGCCGAGCGATCCGGAGAGCTCGATCTCGCCCTCGGCGACCTCCTCGGTCGCGCGGGCGTCGGCGACGAGGCGCACGACCTGGACGTCGGGGGCGTGGGAGACGAGCTCCGGCGCGTCGATCCCGACGACGACCGGCAGGATGCCCGTGCCGTCCTTGCCCGTCGACTCCGCGATCAGCTGCTCGACCCAATCCCCGAGCCCCACGACGTGCGTGCCGTCGGCGACGAGCACGAGCTTGTCGCGCCGGGGCTCGGTGCCCGCGATGGCCGCCGCGAGCTGCAGCCCGGGGTTCGAGGGGCTGTCGATGGAGAGCGGCGCGAGCGCGGCATCCGCCTCGTCGAGCAGTTCGGCGATGTCGGCGCCGGCGAGGCCGGAGGGCACGAGGCCGAAGGCGGTGAGCGCCGAGTAGCGCCCGCCGACGGTCGGGTCGGCGGTGAAGACGCGGTACCCGGCGGCGCGCGAGGCCTGCTCGAGCGGCGAGCCCGGGTCGGTGACGATGATGATGCGCTCGGCGGGGTCGATGCCGGCGGCGGTGAAGGCCGCCTCGAAGGCGCGCTTCTGGCTGTCGGTCTCGACGGTGGAGCCGGACTTGGAGGAGACGACGACGGCCGTCGAGGCGAGGTCGTGCTCGACGACGCCGCGCACCTGGTGCGGGTCGGTGGCGTCGAGGACGACGAGCGGCGCGCCCGCCGTCGCGGTGATGACCTCGGGGGCGAGCGAGGAGCCGCCCATCCCGCATAGCACGATGCGGGTCACGCCGCGCTCGGCGAGCTCCTCGCGCAGCTGCTCGATCTCGGCCACGAGCGGGCGCGAGACGCCGACCGCCTGGATCCAGCCGAGCCGCACGGAGGCCTCGGCCTCGGCGGCAGGGCCCCAGAGCGTCGCGTCGCCCGCGGTGAGGCGGCTCGCGACGAGCTGCTCGACCAGCGCCGGTACGTGCCGCTCGATCGCCTCGGCGGCCGCGCCGCGCGCGCCGACGGTGGCGGTCACTTGGCCGCCTCGAGCGCGGCCGACACGGTGTCGAGCAGCTCGTTCCAGCTGACGATGAACTTCTCCACGCCCTCCTTCTCGAGCAGCGCGGTGACCTCGGCGATCGAGACGCCCTGCTCCTCGAGGGCCGCGAGCACGGCGCGCGAGGCCTCGTACGAGCCGCTGACCTCGTCGCCTTCGACCACTGCGTGGTCGAAGGTCGCCTCGAGGGTCTTCTCCGGCATGGTGTTCACGGTGTCGCCGACGGCGAGGGCCGTGACGTAGAGGGTGTCGGGCAGCGCCGGGTCCTTGACGCCGGTCGAGGCCCAGAGCGGGCGCTGCACGTTGGCGCCGGCCTCGAGCAGGGCCGCGGCGCGGGGCTCGGCGAAGGCCTGCTCGAAGAGCTCGTAGGCGAGGCGGGCGTTCGCGATGCCGGCCTTGCTCTTGAGGGCGAGCGCCTCGGGGGTGCCGATCGCCTCGAGCCGCTTGTCGATCTCGGAGTCGACGCGCGAGACGAAGAAGGAGGCGACGGAGTGGATGGTCGCGAGGTCGTGCCCGGCGTCGCGCGCCTTCTCGAGCCCGGCGAGGTAGGCGTCGATCACGGCGCGGTACCGCTCGAGGCTGAAGATGAGCGTGACGTTGACGCTGATGCCGGCGCCGATGGTCTCGGTGATCGCCTCGAGCCCCTCGAGCGTCGCGGGGATCTTGATCATCGCGTTCGGGCGGTCGACCTTCGCCCAGAGCTGGCGCGCCTGCTCGATCGTGCCGGCGGCGTCGTGGGCGAGGCCCGGCTCGACCTCGATCGAGACGCGGCCGTCGCGGCCTGCGGTCGACGCGTACACGGGGGCGAAGATGTCGCTCGCCGCGGCCACGTCGTCGGTGGTGATCTCGAAGACGGCGTCGGTCACATCGACGCCGGCGGCCGCGAGGTCGCGGATCTGGTCGTCGTAGGTCGTGCCGGTCGCGAGCGCCGCCGCGAAGATCGTGGGGTTGGTCGTGACGCCGACGACGTCGCGGTCGGTGATGATCGCGGCGAGCCCGCCGGAGGAGATGCGATCGCGCGAGAGGTCGTCGAGCCAGATGCTGACGCCGAGCGCGCTGAGCTGAGCGGTGGGGGTGGAGGTCATGCTGTCCTCGGTTCTCTGGTGCTGCGGGGGAGGTGGGGGTCGGTGGGGGAGCGGGTTCAGCCCGCGGCGAGCGACTCGTGCGCGGCGGCCACGGCGGCCTCGGTCGTGATGCCGAACTCGCGGTACAGGGTCTGGTAGTCCGCCGAGGCGCCGAAGTGCTCGATCGAGACCGCGCGACCGCGCACCCCGAGGTAGCGGTGCCAGCTCAGCGAGAGGCCCGCCTCGATGCTGACGCGGGCGGTGACAGCGGCCGGCAGCACGGACTCGCGGTACTCGGCGCTCTGCTCCTCGAACCACTCCAGGCTCGGAGCCGAGACGACGCGGGCGTGGACGCCCTCGCCGGCGAGCACCTCGCGGGCCTCGAGCGCGATCTGCACCTCGGAGCCGGTCGCGATGAGGATGACGTCGGGCGAGCCGTTCGCAGCCTCGGCGAGCACGTAGGCGCCGCGCGCGACGTGATGGGCCGCGGCGAGCACCTCGCCCGAGGCGACGTCGTCGCCGCGCTCGAACACGGGCACGTTCTGGCGGGTCAGCGCGAGACCGGCCGGGTGGCTGTGCCGGTCGAGGATCGTCTTCCACGCCCAGGCGGTCTCGTTCGCGTCGGCCGGGCGCACGATGTCGAGCCCCGGGATGGCGCGCAGCGCCGCGAGCTGCTCGACCGGCTGGTGCGTCGGGCCGTCCTCGCCGAGCGCGACCGAGTCGTGCGTCCAGACGTAGGTGACCGGCACGCCCATGAGGGCGGCGAGGCGCACGGCGGGGCGCATGTAGTCGCTGAAGATGAGGAAGGTGCCGCCGAAGACGCGCGTGCGGCCGTGGAGGGCGATGCCGTTGAGGATCGCGCCCATCGCGTGCTCGCGGATGCCGAAGTGCAGGATGCGGCCGTAGGGGTCGGCCTGCCACTCGTGCGTGGAGTGCTCGGCGGGCACGAACGAGCCGCCGCCCGCGATGGTCGTGAGGTTCGACTCGGCGAGGTCGGCCGAGCCGCCCCAGAACTCGGGAACCACGCCGGCGATG contains these protein-coding regions:
- the zwf gene encoding glucose-6-phosphate dehydrogenase, translated to MPPVDISPDSNPLRSPDDRRLNRIAGPSGLVIFGVTGDLSRKKLMPAVYDLANRGLLPPGFALVGFARRDWEDQDFEKVVHDAVQEHARTPFNEDVWKQLAAGIRFVSGEFDDDAAFERLSATIAELDRERGTMGNHAFYLSIPPKSFPQVTQQLRRSGLAEAEDGQWRRVVIEKPFGSDLTTARELNAVVESVFPPDSVFRIDHYLGKETVQNILALRFANMMYEPIWNANYVDHVQITMAEDIGVGGRAGYYDGIGAARDVIQNHLLQLLALTAMEEPVSFDAADLRAEKEKVLSAVRLPKDLGAATARGQYAGGWQGGEHVLGFLEEDGMNPESVTETYAAMRLDIGTRRWAGVPFYLRAGKRLGRRVTEIAVVFKRAPQYLFAESQTSALGQNALVIRVQPDEGVTMRFGSKVPGAGMQVRDVTMDFGYGHAFTEASPEAYERLILDVLLGEPPLFPRHEEVELSWKILDPIEEYWATQGRPEQYAPGTWGPKSADDLLARDGRVWRRP
- a CDS encoding glucose-6-phosphate isomerase; protein product: MTATVGARGAAAEAIERHVPALVEQLVASRLTAGDATLWGPAAEAEASVRLGWIQAVGVSRPLVAEIEQLREELAERGVTRIVLCGMGGSSLAPEVITATAGAPLVVLDATDPHQVRGVVEHDLASTAVVVSSKSGSTVETDSQKRAFEAAFTAAGIDPAERIIIVTDPGSPLEQASRAAGYRVFTADPTVGGRYSALTAFGLVPSGLAGADIAELLDEADAALAPLSIDSPSNPGLQLAAAIAGTEPRRDKLVLVADGTHVVGLGDWVEQLIAESTGKDGTGILPVVVGIDAPELVSHAPDVQVVRLVADARATEEVAEGEIELSGSLGALIMTWEYATAIAGMMLGINPFDQPDVESAKVAARGLLDARPEPVEPLFVDGGVGVAGPQALLEGATTVSEAVDRLLAAVPADGYVAVQAYLDRTAHPELEAVRHRIAAASGRPTTFGWGPRFLHSTGQYHKGGPAHGVFLQIVSTAEGDLEIADRPFTFGQLIAAQAAGDARVLADHGRPVVTLTVSDASAIAALITALA
- the tal gene encoding transaldolase; its protein translation is MTSTPTAQLSALGVSIWLDDLSRDRISSGGLAAIITDRDVVGVTTNPTIFAAALATGTTYDDQIRDLAAAGVDVTDAVFEITTDDVAAASDIFAPVYASTAGRDGRVSIEVEPGLAHDAAGTIEQARQLWAKVDRPNAMIKIPATLEGLEAITETIGAGISVNVTLIFSLERYRAVIDAYLAGLEKARDAGHDLATIHSVASFFVSRVDSEIDKRLEAIGTPEALALKSKAGIANARLAYELFEQAFAEPRAAALLEAGANVQRPLWASTGVKDPALPDTLYVTALAVGDTVNTMPEKTLEATFDHAVVEGDEVSGSYEASRAVLAALEEQGVSIAEVTALLEKEGVEKFIVSWNELLDTVSAALEAAK